A single window of Dermacentor albipictus isolate Rhodes 1998 colony chromosome 1, USDA_Dalb.pri_finalv2, whole genome shotgun sequence DNA harbors:
- the LOC139054829 gene encoding uncharacterized protein isoform X2, translating to MKTDEDMFLRYYRMTPKQFDELHSIVRRDLRRNFVCREPLCSEERLAITLRYLSSGMAIKQIALAFRVAPATCRLVIHNACRVIWKHLEPLYLPEPGPVQWEESAQEFSRRWNFPHCVGAVDGKHVQIIAPPNSGSSYFNYKGTFSIVLMAIVDAKYKFMMVDVGAPGRHSDGGVFKSCTFGKKLNDGVVALPAAARLPKSQKVAPHVFVGDEAFQLRTDFLRPFPGKGMLPIQRVFNYRLSRARRIVENAFGILTARWRILLGPMNLLPKNATFAVLACCALHNFISSARETT from the exons ATGAAGACAGATGAAGACATGTTCTTACGATACTATCGGATGACTCCGAAGCAATTTGACGAACTGCACAGCATTGTCCGCAGGGACTTGAGGAGGAATTTTGTTTGCCGGGAGCCTCTTTGCTCTGAAGAGAGACTTGCTATAACCCTCAG GTACCTATCCTCGGGAATGGCAATCAAGCAGATAGCACTCGCATTTCGAGTTGCGCCAGCAACATGTCGGCTTGTGATTCACAATGCCTGCAGAGTGATCTGGAAGCACTTGGAGCCGCTCTACCTGCCT gagcCAGGGCCTGTGCAATGGGAGGAATCTGCACAAGAATTCAGCAGGCGTTGGAACTTTCCTCATTGTGTAGGAGCAGTAGACGGAAAGCACGTCCAGATTATTGCACCACCAAATTCTGGAAGCAGCTATTTCAACTATAAG GGGACGTTCTCCATTGTTTTGATGGCCATCGTGGATGCAAAGTACAAGTTCATGATGGTAGATGTCGGTGCACCAGGCCGACACAGTGACGGCGGAGTCTTCAAATCGTGCACATTTGGAAAAAAGCTAAACGATGGCGTCGTGGCCCTACCAGCAGCAGCACGCCTTCCAAAAAGCCAGAAGGTTGCGCCACATGTTTTCGTCGGGGACGAAGCATTCCAATTGAGGACAGATTTTTTGCGTCCATTCCCGGGCAAAGGCATGCTGCCAATCCAGAGGGTATTTAACTACCGGCTGAGCAGAGCAAG GCGCATCGTGGAAAATGCCTTTGGCATTTTGACAGCTCGTTGGAGAATCTTGCTGGGGCCCATGAACCTTCTACCTAAAAATGCAACCTTTGCTGTCCTGGCTTGCTGCGCTCTCCATAACTTCATCTCTTCTGCCCGGGAAACAACCTAG
- the LOC139054829 gene encoding uncharacterized protein isoform X1, producing MPTPIIIIITKQAPHLCTSPTICVMMKGGVNMWCQLVIFVSLLSLQFPVMKTDEDMFLRYYRMTPKQFDELHSIVRRDLRRNFVCREPLCSEERLAITLRYLSSGMAIKQIALAFRVAPATCRLVIHNACRVIWKHLEPLYLPEPGPVQWEESAQEFSRRWNFPHCVGAVDGKHVQIIAPPNSGSSYFNYKGTFSIVLMAIVDAKYKFMMVDVGAPGRHSDGGVFKSCTFGKKLNDGVVALPAAARLPKSQKVAPHVFVGDEAFQLRTDFLRPFPGKGMLPIQRVFNYRLSRARRIVENAFGILTARWRILLGPMNLLPKNATFAVLACCALHNFISSARETT from the exons ATGCCcactccaataataataataatcacaaaACAAGCTCCACATCTCTGTACGTCACCTACCATTTGTGTAATGATGAAGGGTGGGGTAAATATGTGGTGTCAGTTGGTAATTTTTGTTTCACTGTTGTCATTGCAGTTTCCAGTCATGAAGACAGATGAAGACATGTTCTTACGATACTATCGGATGACTCCGAAGCAATTTGACGAACTGCACAGCATTGTCCGCAGGGACTTGAGGAGGAATTTTGTTTGCCGGGAGCCTCTTTGCTCTGAAGAGAGACTTGCTATAACCCTCAG GTACCTATCCTCGGGAATGGCAATCAAGCAGATAGCACTCGCATTTCGAGTTGCGCCAGCAACATGTCGGCTTGTGATTCACAATGCCTGCAGAGTGATCTGGAAGCACTTGGAGCCGCTCTACCTGCCT gagcCAGGGCCTGTGCAATGGGAGGAATCTGCACAAGAATTCAGCAGGCGTTGGAACTTTCCTCATTGTGTAGGAGCAGTAGACGGAAAGCACGTCCAGATTATTGCACCACCAAATTCTGGAAGCAGCTATTTCAACTATAAG GGGACGTTCTCCATTGTTTTGATGGCCATCGTGGATGCAAAGTACAAGTTCATGATGGTAGATGTCGGTGCACCAGGCCGACACAGTGACGGCGGAGTCTTCAAATCGTGCACATTTGGAAAAAAGCTAAACGATGGCGTCGTGGCCCTACCAGCAGCAGCACGCCTTCCAAAAAGCCAGAAGGTTGCGCCACATGTTTTCGTCGGGGACGAAGCATTCCAATTGAGGACAGATTTTTTGCGTCCATTCCCGGGCAAAGGCATGCTGCCAATCCAGAGGGTATTTAACTACCGGCTGAGCAGAGCAAG GCGCATCGTGGAAAATGCCTTTGGCATTTTGACAGCTCGTTGGAGAATCTTGCTGGGGCCCATGAACCTTCTACCTAAAAATGCAACCTTTGCTGTCCTGGCTTGCTGCGCTCTCCATAACTTCATCTCTTCTGCCCGGGAAACAACCTAG